A DNA window from Candidatus Roseilinea sp. contains the following coding sequences:
- the prpB gene encoding 2-methylisocitrate lyase: protein MTHGSAAPKPGPLWAALAAEHPLQIVGASTAYHALLARRAGFRALHLSGAGVSMSSLGAPDLGIIALEDVLIDARRITDACDLPLLVDVDTGFGSAFNIARAVKALIKAGAAGLHIEDQVQAKRCGHRPGKAIVSQAEMVDRIKAAVDARTDAGFVIMARTDALAIEGLAAAIERAAAYVEAGADMIFPEAMTEPAMYRRFKEAAAVPVLANANEFGLTPLLTAQQFAAHGVDMVLYPISAFRAASRAALAVYETIRRDGAQTAVLSLMQTQDELHAILDYEAYERKLDALFAAGRA from the coding sequence ATGACCCATGGATCAGCCGCGCCGAAGCCAGGCCCGCTGTGGGCGGCGCTGGCGGCCGAGCATCCGCTGCAAATCGTCGGCGCGAGCACGGCCTATCATGCGTTGCTGGCCCGGCGCGCCGGCTTTCGCGCCTTGCATCTCTCCGGCGCTGGCGTGAGCATGAGTTCGCTCGGCGCGCCGGACCTGGGCATCATCGCCCTGGAAGATGTGCTGATTGATGCGCGTCGCATCACCGACGCCTGCGACTTGCCGTTGCTGGTGGATGTGGACACCGGCTTTGGCAGCGCCTTCAACATCGCGCGCGCGGTCAAAGCGCTGATCAAGGCCGGCGCCGCCGGCTTGCACATCGAAGATCAAGTGCAAGCCAAGCGCTGCGGCCATCGGCCCGGCAAAGCGATTGTGTCCCAGGCCGAGATGGTGGACCGCATCAAGGCCGCTGTGGATGCGCGGACGGACGCCGGCTTCGTCATCATGGCGCGCACCGATGCGCTGGCCATCGAGGGGCTGGCGGCGGCCATCGAGCGCGCCGCGGCTTACGTTGAAGCCGGCGCCGATATGATCTTCCCCGAGGCGATGACCGAGCCGGCCATGTATCGGCGCTTTAAGGAAGCCGCTGCCGTGCCGGTGCTGGCCAACGCGAATGAATTCGGCCTGACGCCGTTGCTCACCGCGCAGCAGTTTGCGGCGCATGGCGTGGACATGGTGCTGTATCCGATCAGCGCCTTTCGCGCGGCCAGCCGCGCGGCGCTGGCGGTGTACGAGACAATCCGCCGCGATGGTGCGCAAACCGCCGTCCTGTCGCTGATGCAGACGCAAGATGAACTCCACGCGATCCTCGACTACGAGGCTTACGAGCGCAAATTGGACGCGCTCTTTGCCGCCGGTCGCGCGTAG
- a CDS encoding amidohydrolase: protein MTAATRIAALQFATGEDVARNLATCLRMIDAAAAHKPHLMVLPEFCNHMAWYADQEHAQRVAVALDGEFLAAIGERARRHRCFIKINCTVRRAGDGVTGTNILFAPDGEPIAIGDKQVLMGNENNFLTPARACTPVVQTPIGRLGMYCCMDGVIPEVARGLALRGAQILLNSLNSFALDEASLHVPVRAAENKCFVVAANKVGWLVPEALAPAIAQRIKLPAEMLQGAGESQIVAPDGSVLAKGPRRGEAVVIAEVDPAWADDKLRPDGTHIFAARRPALYAPIAEPPRPRARLAPVHEARVAAYEPADESLEAAARAVGEAIAAGATLIVLPELFGLADGRVADPAQAQATGQRVVAAMQSAIGRSDALVATSVAQGARHLGVLIGRDGIVLTQPQLHPCRRHAWCTELGDDLHTFDAPFGRIALVLGPDAIYPETFRLAALQDAEIVTVPMHPLEAWEMTLGLPERAAENRLNLVVASRRTHAGGSAIFAASPDFTLWTEWQTRPFDGNINAPLVTRAERPGLTLATAYPAACANRMISQKTNLVEGRPWRLAEVIAHAADQH from the coding sequence ATGACTGCCGCCACACGCATCGCCGCGCTCCAGTTCGCCACGGGCGAAGATGTCGCGCGCAACCTGGCCACCTGCCTGCGCATGATTGACGCCGCCGCCGCGCACAAGCCCCACCTGATGGTGCTGCCGGAGTTCTGCAACCACATGGCGTGGTATGCCGACCAGGAACACGCCCAGCGCGTCGCCGTGGCGCTCGACGGCGAATTCCTGGCCGCCATCGGCGAACGCGCCCGACGCCATCGCTGCTTCATCAAAATCAACTGCACCGTCCGGCGCGCCGGCGACGGCGTCACCGGCACCAACATCCTCTTCGCGCCCGATGGCGAACCGATCGCCATCGGCGACAAGCAAGTGCTGATGGGCAACGAAAACAATTTCCTGACGCCGGCCCGCGCGTGCACGCCGGTCGTCCAGACGCCGATCGGCCGGCTGGGGATGTATTGCTGCATGGACGGCGTGATTCCGGAGGTCGCGCGCGGATTGGCATTGCGCGGCGCGCAAATCCTGCTCAACAGCCTGAACTCATTCGCGCTTGACGAGGCATCGTTGCACGTTCCGGTGCGCGCCGCCGAAAACAAATGCTTCGTCGTCGCCGCCAACAAAGTCGGCTGGCTGGTGCCCGAAGCGCTCGCGCCGGCGATTGCGCAGCGCATCAAGCTGCCGGCGGAGATGCTGCAAGGCGCGGGCGAATCGCAGATCGTCGCCCCGGACGGCAGCGTGTTGGCTAAGGGGCCGCGTCGCGGCGAGGCTGTCGTGATCGCTGAGGTCGATCCCGCTTGGGCCGACGACAAGCTGCGGCCCGATGGCACGCACATCTTCGCCGCGCGCCGGCCGGCGCTTTACGCGCCCATCGCCGAGCCACCCCGCCCCCGCGCGCGCCTTGCGCCGGTGCATGAGGCGCGCGTCGCCGCGTATGAACCGGCCGACGAATCGCTTGAGGCTGCTGCGCGCGCAGTCGGCGAGGCCATCGCCGCCGGCGCAACGCTGATCGTTTTGCCTGAGTTGTTCGGCCTCGCCGATGGACGAGTGGCCGATCCGGCGCAAGCGCAGGCGACCGGACAACGGGTCGTCGCGGCGATGCAATCGGCCATCGGCAGGAGCGACGCCCTGGTTGCCACAAGCGTCGCGCAAGGGGCGCGCCACCTCGGCGTGCTCATCGGACGGGACGGGATCGTCCTGACGCAGCCGCAATTGCATCCATGCCGGCGACATGCCTGGTGCACTGAACTGGGCGACGACCTACACACTTTCGACGCGCCGTTCGGTCGAATCGCGCTGGTGCTCGGGCCGGACGCAATCTACCCGGAGACCTTCCGGTTGGCGGCGCTGCAAGACGCCGAGATCGTCACCGTGCCGATGCACCCCCTCGAAGCGTGGGAGATGACGCTGGGCCTGCCGGAGCGCGCCGCGGAGAATCGGCTGAACCTGGTGGTCGCCTCGCGCCGCACCCACGCCGGCGGCAGCGCAATCTTCGCCGCCAGCCCGGACTTCACCTTGTGGACGGAATGGCAGACCCGTCCGTTTGACGGCAACATCAACGCGCCGCTCGTCACCCGCGCCGAGCGCCCCGGCCTGACGCTGGCGACCGCCTATCCGGCGGCCTGCGCCAACCGGATGATCTCCCAGAAGACAAACCTGGTCGAAGGCCGGCCGTGGCGGCTGGCCGAAGTCATCGCCCATGCCGCCGACCAACACTAG
- a CDS encoding decarboxylase yields MTDALGWRKKFGVLAPSTNTIVEPDFYAMRVPGVTAHFSRIHIRDQNLNSDAAFENLLAQIRVEINYAIDRVMTCEPDYIVMGMSAETFWDGVEGNRAFKRRVSERAGGLGVATGAEACEKALQLFGARRIGVVTPYQPIGDQNVVRFFNDIGFEVARIKGLRCPTAVAIAHVTEDELRRALIEVNGDDVDALVQVGTNLSMVRLADEAERWLGKPVIAINAATWWFALRQNGIEDKVWGAGRLLREF; encoded by the coding sequence ATGACGGACGCACTTGGTTGGCGAAAGAAATTCGGCGTGCTCGCGCCCAGCACCAACACGATCGTCGAGCCTGATTTCTATGCGATGCGCGTGCCCGGCGTCACGGCGCACTTCTCGCGCATCCACATCCGCGATCAGAATCTGAACAGCGACGCCGCCTTCGAGAACCTGCTTGCGCAGATCCGCGTCGAGATCAATTACGCCATTGACCGGGTGATGACGTGCGAGCCGGACTACATCGTGATGGGCATGAGCGCCGAGACCTTCTGGGACGGCGTGGAGGGCAATCGCGCCTTCAAGCGGCGCGTGAGCGAGCGCGCCGGCGGCCTTGGCGTGGCGACTGGCGCCGAAGCGTGCGAAAAGGCGCTGCAATTATTCGGCGCCCGGCGCATCGGCGTCGTCACGCCTTATCAACCTATTGGCGATCAGAACGTGGTGCGCTTCTTCAACGACATCGGCTTCGAGGTCGCGCGCATCAAAGGGCTGCGCTGCCCCACGGCTGTAGCCATCGCCCACGTCACCGAAGACGAGCTGCGCCGCGCGTTGATCGAGGTGAACGGCGACGACGTGGACGCGCTGGTGCAAGTGGGCACGAACCTCAGCATGGTGAGGCTGGCCGACGAAGCCGAGCGCTGGCTGGGCAAGCCGGTCATCGCCATCAACGCGGCGACATGGTGGTTCGCCCTGCGCCAGAACGGCATCGAAGACAAAGTGTGGGGCGCCGGCCGATTGCTGAGGGAGTTTTGA
- a CDS encoding choline monooxygenase: MAAQSFTFNPDLSRAHTIPAHWYTDPARLELEHRRIFRRTWQFAASLDQLRFPGNYVAVDVVGVPVVVVRDLQGNLRAYYNVCRHRAGVVAQGAGNRKTLQCRYHGWLYDLDGSLRAAPEFEGVQDFDKCNYGLIPIRIETWGPFAFVNMSDDGPSLLETLGDIPAETARFNFEGMRRVERRDYYVNANWKVYIDNYLEGYHVPVAHPGLYRELDYAQYRVDTFRYYSSQYAPIRPVRAEDAAGRVYTALQGDDKAFYYWVFPNFMLNIYLGMLQINIIVPLSYDRTLTIFEWYFSDPGTPETWNTLQDSMAFSDEIQREDVEICEYVWRNLLVGVYDTGRYCVKRENGVHHFHGLLYEFLNDGG, from the coding sequence ATGGCAGCTCAATCTTTCACGTTCAACCCAGACCTGTCTCGCGCGCACACGATTCCGGCGCACTGGTACACCGACCCCGCCCGGCTAGAACTCGAACACCGACGCATATTCCGGCGGACGTGGCAGTTTGCCGCGTCGCTCGACCAGTTGCGCTTCCCCGGCAACTACGTGGCCGTGGACGTGGTGGGCGTGCCGGTGGTGGTCGTACGCGATTTGCAGGGCAACCTGCGCGCGTATTACAACGTGTGCCGGCATCGCGCCGGTGTGGTGGCGCAGGGCGCCGGCAACCGCAAAACGTTGCAATGCCGCTACCACGGCTGGCTGTATGACCTGGATGGCTCGTTGCGCGCGGCCCCTGAATTCGAGGGCGTGCAGGACTTCGACAAGTGCAACTATGGCCTGATCCCTATCCGCATCGAGACGTGGGGGCCGTTCGCCTTTGTCAACATGAGCGATGACGGCCCGAGCCTGCTGGAGACGCTGGGCGACATCCCCGCCGAAACGGCGCGATTCAACTTCGAGGGCATGCGCCGCGTGGAACGCCGCGATTACTACGTGAACGCCAACTGGAAGGTTTATATTGACAACTATCTTGAGGGCTATCACGTTCCGGTGGCGCATCCCGGCCTATATCGGGAGCTGGACTACGCACAGTATCGCGTAGACACCTTCCGTTATTACTCTTCGCAATATGCGCCCATCCGCCCGGTGCGCGCCGAGGACGCCGCCGGCCGCGTCTATACCGCGCTGCAAGGGGACGACAAAGCCTTCTACTATTGGGTCTTTCCCAACTTCATGCTGAACATCTATCTCGGCATGTTGCAGATCAACATCATCGTGCCGCTGAGCTACGACCGCACATTGACCATCTTCGAGTGGTATTTCTCCGACCCCGGCACGCCGGAGACGTGGAACACCCTCCAAGATTCGATGGCCTTCAGCGATGAAATCCAGCGCGAAGACGTTGAGATCTGCGAGTATGTGTGGCGCAACTTGCTGGTGGGGGTGTATGACACAGGGCGCTATTGCGTGAAGCGCGAAAACGGCGTGCATCACTTCCACGGCTTGCTGTATGAGTTTTTGAATGATGGTGGATGA
- a CDS encoding pentachlorophenol monooxygenase, whose translation MVDEVLIVGAGPVGLSLALALARRGVSVRVFEAQPELSSEARASTFHPPTLEMLDEWGVARAFIELGLRVTVLQYWERASRERVAQFDYAHIAGDTPFPFRLQCPQSLLTRTLLPALLATGCAAVHFSHRVTAFADCGDYVRAIVESPSGARAFDGAYLCAADGAHSTVRRQLALRFDGMTYADRFLLITADYDFGRVFPGVGPVAYLFDPVEWVILMQQREGVRVIFRVHEDEREEDALHPRAIRERLARLLDPWPADDVPVRGASLYSVHRRIAESFRVGRVLLLGDAAHINNPTGGMGMNSGIHDAHNLADKLTRVMRGASESLLTQYAEERRAAALALVQMRSDQNSRDMNARDPAYRAERNRRLRAAAADPALARAFLLRASMMDERIGANP comes from the coding sequence ATGGTGGATGAAGTCTTGATTGTCGGCGCAGGCCCGGTGGGGCTTTCGCTGGCGCTTGCGTTGGCACGGCGAGGCGTGTCGGTGCGCGTCTTCGAGGCGCAGCCTGAGCTGAGCAGCGAGGCGCGCGCCAGCACCTTCCACCCCCCGACGCTGGAGATGCTCGACGAGTGGGGGGTGGCGCGCGCCTTCATCGAACTCGGCCTGCGTGTGACGGTCCTGCAATACTGGGAGCGCGCCTCGCGCGAGCGGGTGGCGCAGTTCGACTATGCGCACATCGCCGGCGATACCCCTTTCCCATTTCGCCTGCAGTGTCCGCAATCGCTCTTGACGCGGACGTTGCTGCCGGCGCTGCTGGCCACCGGCTGCGCCGCAGTGCACTTCAGCCATCGCGTGACGGCCTTCGCCGATTGCGGCGACTATGTGAGGGCCATCGTTGAATCCCCGTCCGGCGCGCGCGCCTTTGACGGCGCCTATCTGTGCGCTGCGGATGGTGCGCATAGCACCGTGCGCCGGCAGCTTGCCCTGCGCTTCGACGGCATGACCTACGCCGACCGCTTCCTGCTCATCACCGCCGATTACGATTTCGGGCGCGTCTTCCCCGGCGTCGGGCCGGTGGCTTACCTCTTCGACCCGGTGGAGTGGGTGATCCTCATGCAGCAGCGCGAGGGGGTGCGGGTGATCTTCCGCGTGCATGAAGATGAGCGCGAGGAGGATGCGCTACACCCCCGGGCGATTCGCGAGCGGCTGGCGCGTTTGCTCGATCCATGGCCGGCCGATGACGTGCCGGTGCGGGGCGCTTCGCTCTACAGCGTGCATCGCCGAATCGCCGAGTCCTTCCGCGTGGGTCGGGTGCTGTTGTTGGGCGATGCGGCGCACATCAACAATCCGACCGGCGGCATGGGCATGAACAGCGGCATCCACGATGCGCACAACCTGGCCGATAAGCTGACGCGGGTGATGCGCGGCGCGTCAGAATCGCTGCTGACACAGTATGCCGAGGAGCGGCGCGCGGCAGCGCTGGCGTTGGTGCAGATGCGCTCCGACCAGAACTCGCGCGACATGAACGCGCGCGATCCGGCCTATCGCGCCGAGCGCAACCGGCGCTTGCGCGCCGCAGCCGCCGACCCGGCTCTGGCGCGCGCCTTTTTGCTGCGCGCCTCGATGATGGACGAGCGGATCGGAGCGAACCCATGA
- the psuG gene encoding pseudouridine-5'-phosphate glycosidase codes for MCPAVAQPIVALESTLITHGFAYPRNLQVAQEIEKAVRDAGAQPATIAVLNGQVKIGLSDDEIEALAKSRDARKCSVRDLGIVIGLGLDGSTTVAATMFLAARHGIGVFATGGIGGVHRGHPFDVSADLTELSRTPVTVVCAGAKALLDLPLTFEHLETLGVPVIGYQTDEIPAFYTRRSGLRADICAETPQDVVRIVRARRALGLPGGELVCVPVPREAELPREVAEEAIIEAQRRADEAGIHGPAATPFMLDQIAKLTGGASVRANVALLINNARIAAHIARAMMDE; via the coding sequence ATGTGCCCTGCAGTGGCGCAACCGATCGTCGCCCTCGAATCCACATTGATCACGCATGGCTTCGCCTACCCGCGCAACTTGCAGGTCGCCCAGGAGATCGAGAAAGCCGTGCGCGACGCCGGCGCGCAGCCGGCCACCATCGCGGTGCTCAACGGCCAGGTCAAGATCGGCCTCAGCGACGACGAGATCGAGGCGTTGGCGAAGTCGAGGGATGCGCGCAAGTGCAGCGTGCGCGATCTCGGCATCGTCATTGGCCTGGGGCTGGATGGCTCGACCACGGTCGCCGCGACGATGTTCCTCGCGGCCAGGCATGGCATCGGGGTGTTTGCCACCGGCGGCATCGGCGGCGTGCATCGCGGCCACCCTTTCGATGTCAGCGCCGACCTGACCGAGCTAAGCCGCACGCCGGTGACGGTGGTGTGCGCCGGCGCCAAGGCGTTGCTCGACTTGCCGCTCACCTTCGAGCACCTGGAGACGCTGGGCGTGCCCGTGATCGGCTACCAAACGGACGAGATTCCGGCCTTCTACACGCGCCGCAGCGGGCTGCGCGCCGATATTTGCGCCGAGACGCCCCAGGACGTCGTCCGCATCGTGCGGGCGCGCCGCGCGCTTGGCCTGCCGGGGGGTGAGCTGGTGTGTGTGCCGGTGCCGCGCGAGGCCGAGCTGCCGCGCGAGGTCGCTGAGGAGGCCATCATCGAAGCGCAGCGCCGCGCCGATGAAGCCGGCATCCATGGGCCGGCCGCCACGCCGTTCATGCTCGATCAAATTGCCAAGCTGACCGGCGGCGCCAGTGTGCGCGCTAATGTCGCGCTGCTGATCAACAATGCCCGCATCGCCGCTCACATTGCCAGAGCGATGATGGACGAGTGA
- a CDS encoding site-specific DNA-methyltransferase (adenine-specific): MPTMSSSNPDVLSCLANLSSDEVFTPPQLANRDAGPAAGWSCGAIPEARFLDPCCKSGVFLREIAKRLDKGLEQHIPDRQARINHIMQHQLFGIAITELTALISRRSLYCSKTANGKYSVCTAFDTPEGNIRYRRTEHTWKERALCVLRRQRGKLCPWRGTGNPRL; encoded by the coding sequence ATGCCTACGATGAGTAGCTCCAACCCCGACGTGCTCTCCTGCTTGGCGAACCTCTCCAGCGACGAGGTGTTCACCCCGCCGCAACTGGCCAACCGAGATGCTGGACCTGCTGCCGGCTGGAGCTGTGGAGCAATCCCTGAGGCCCGCTTTCTCGACCCCTGCTGCAAATCGGGCGTGTTCCTGCGCGAGATCGCCAAGCGGCTGGACAAGGGACTGGAGCAACACATCCCCGACCGCCAGGCGCGCATCAACCACATCATGCAGCACCAGCTCTTCGGCATCGCCATCACGGAACTGACCGCGCTTATCTCGCGTCGTTCGCTCTACTGCTCCAAGACGGCCAACGGCAAGTATTCGGTCTGCACGGCCTTTGACACACCCGAAGGCAACATCCGCTATCGGCGCACCGAGCACACCTGGAAAGAACGGGCGCTGTGTGTTCTGCGGCGCCAACGAGGAAAACTATGCCCGTGGCGAGGAACTGGAAACCCACGCCTATGA
- a CDS encoding N-carbamoylsarcosine amidase codes for MNESLQQNYKGVFDGRLGFGKKPAVLVVDFIRAYTTPGSPLFAGPVCDAVMQTVDVLAAARAKGVLVVYTQVLYNPNGLDGGIFVQKVPVLRKMVAGEPLAEIVPELAPHPQDVVIVKQYASAFFGTSLASLLTAQGVDTVILTGCSTSGCVRATAVDGMQYGFRVMVPRECVGDRRPEPHEANLFDINSKYGDVVSKAEVLAYLAGLP; via the coding sequence ATGAACGAAAGTCTTCAGCAAAACTACAAAGGCGTGTTCGACGGACGGTTGGGCTTTGGCAAAAAGCCGGCGGTGCTGGTTGTGGATTTCATCCGCGCCTATACCACCCCGGGCAGCCCTTTGTTTGCCGGGCCGGTGTGCGACGCCGTGATGCAGACGGTGGACGTGCTGGCTGCCGCGCGCGCAAAAGGCGTTCTGGTGGTCTATACCCAAGTGCTATACAACCCGAACGGGCTGGACGGCGGGATCTTCGTGCAAAAAGTGCCGGTGTTGCGCAAAATGGTGGCCGGCGAACCGCTGGCCGAGATCGTGCCGGAACTCGCCCCGCATCCGCAGGATGTGGTGATCGTCAAGCAGTATGCCAGCGCCTTCTTCGGCACATCGCTGGCGTCGCTGCTGACTGCCCAAGGCGTGGATACGGTCATCCTGACCGGCTGCAGCACCAGCGGCTGCGTGCGCGCCACAGCGGTGGATGGCATGCAGTATGGCTTTCGCGTGATGGTGCCGCGCGAGTGCGTGGGCGACCGCCGGCCTGAGCCGCACGAAGCCAACCTGTTCGACATCAACTCGAAATATGGCGATGTGGTGAGCAAAGCCGAAGTGCTCGCCTACCTGGCCGGCCTGCCGTAA
- a CDS encoding fructokinase, translating into MNDLPSSAWYGGIEAGGTKFNCIIARDPDHILAEARFPTRSPRDTLSQVIAFFANARVPLAAIGIGSFGPIDLDPASPTFGYITRTPKLEWQNTDFVGCIRQALHVPIVFETDVNAAAYGEYVWGAARGLHTFVYYTIGTGIGGGGMVAGQPIHGLLHPEMGHMRLPHDWARDPFAGACPFHGDCLEGLASGPALAQRWGADPKTLPPDHPAWPLEAHYIALALVNTICILSPQRILLGGGVMERAFLFPLIRDAVQQLLNNYIAHDALLKHIDEYIVPPALGGRAGVLGAVALARDLAQAPALPSP; encoded by the coding sequence ATGAACGATCTACCTTCGTCAGCGTGGTATGGCGGCATCGAAGCCGGCGGCACGAAATTTAACTGCATCATCGCCCGTGATCCTGACCACATCCTCGCCGAAGCGCGCTTTCCCACCCGCAGCCCCCGCGACACCCTGTCGCAGGTCATCGCCTTCTTCGCCAATGCGCGCGTGCCGCTGGCCGCCATCGGCATCGGCTCGTTCGGCCCGATAGACCTCGATCCCGCGTCACCGACGTTCGGCTACATCACCCGCACGCCCAAGCTGGAGTGGCAGAACACCGATTTCGTCGGCTGCATTCGGCAGGCGTTGCACGTGCCCATCGTCTTCGAGACGGATGTCAATGCCGCCGCCTACGGGGAGTACGTCTGGGGCGCTGCGCGCGGCCTGCACACCTTTGTGTACTACACCATCGGCACCGGCATCGGCGGCGGCGGCATGGTCGCCGGCCAACCGATCCACGGGCTGCTCCACCCGGAGATGGGCCACATGCGGCTGCCGCACGATTGGGCGCGCGATCCATTTGCCGGCGCTTGCCCTTTCCACGGCGACTGTCTGGAGGGCTTGGCCAGCGGACCGGCGCTCGCTCAGCGCTGGGGCGCCGACCCCAAGACCCTGCCGCCCGATCACCCTGCTTGGCCGCTCGAAGCGCACTACATCGCCCTGGCCCTCGTGAACACCATCTGCATCCTCTCCCCTCAACGCATCCTCCTCGGCGGCGGGGTCATGGAGCGCGCCTTCCTCTTCCCGCTCATCCGCGACGCGGTGCAGCAGTTGCTCAACAACTACATCGCGCACGACGCGCTGCTGAAACACATTGACGAATACATCGTCCCCCCGGCCCTGGGCGGGCGAGCGGGCGTGCTGGGCGCCGTGGCGCTCGCGCGCGACCTCGCACAGGCGCCCGCTTTGCCCTCGCCTTAA